The Lycium ferocissimum isolate CSIRO_LF1 chromosome 1, AGI_CSIRO_Lferr_CH_V1, whole genome shotgun sequence genome includes a region encoding these proteins:
- the LOC132064267 gene encoding transcription factor UNE12-like translates to MASNQQEGYADDFLEQILAIPSYADVGTPSETTSFNSSASAVSHHLNNSVPGGGLHQQPLFPLGLSLDNGRDDVTDPAAYAVKHEREGMNIGNLYAGLEQHLHSHAVRHAVPPVHHVQPFQGPPTTSTTVTVPHPPSIRPRVRARRGQATDPHSIAERLRRERISERIKALQELVPSCNKTDRAAMLDEILDYVKFLRLQVKVLSMSRLGGASAVAQLVADIPLQSVEGDSGESRSNQHIWDKWSNADTEQEVAKLMEEDVGAAMQYLQSKSLCIMPISLAALIYPTQQPDDQSLIKPEPAAPS, encoded by the exons ATGGCGTCAAACCAACAGGAAGGCTACGCAGATGATTTCTTAGAGCAAATTCTAGCGATTCCTTCTTATGCTGATGTTGGCACTCCCTCAGAAACGACGTCGTTTAACTCCTCGGCGAGTGCCGTATCTCATCATCTTAATAACTCTGTTCCCGGTGGCGGACTACATCAGCAACCGTTGTTTCCGTTGGGATTAAGCTTGGATAACGGACGTGATGACGTCACCGACCCTGCTGCTTATGCTGTCAAGCAT GAAAGAGAAGGGATGAATATCGGAAATTTATATGCAGGTCTAGAACAACATTTGCATTCTCATGCAGTTCGACACGCTGTGCCTCCTGTTCACCATGTCCAG CCTTTTCAAGGTCCTCCAACGACAAGCACAACAGTAACGGTACCGCACCCACCTTCAATTCGTCCTAGGGTTCGAGCTCGAAGGGGACAAGCCACAGATCCACATAGCATTGCTGAGAGG CTGAGAAGAGAGAGGATATCAGAAAGAATAAAGGCTTTGCAGGAACTGGTACCCAGCTGCAATAAG ACAGATAGGGCCGCAATGCTTGATGAGATTCTGGACTatgtgaagttcttaaggcttCAAGTTAAG GTACTGAGCATGAGTAGGCTGGGAGGAGCCAGTGCGGTGGCACAACTTGTTGCTGACATTCCGTTGCAATCTGTGGAG GGGGACAGTGGTGAAAGTAGATCCAACCAGCATATCTGGGATAAGTGGTCCAATGCCGACACAGAACAAGAGGTTGCTAAGCTCATGGAGGAAGATGTTGGCGCGGCCATGCAATACCTTCAGTCTAAATCCCTCTGCATCATGCCCATATCACTTGCTGCACTCATCTATCCTACTCAGCAACCGGATGACCAGTCACTGATCAAGCCTGAACCGGCAGCCCCATCATAG